The Aedes aegypti strain LVP_AGWG chromosome 3, AaegL5.0 Primary Assembly, whole genome shotgun sequence genome contains a region encoding:
- the LOC5566701 gene encoding uncharacterized protein LOC5566701 isoform X2: MFSGFTGGAKSSLKSLGSKAEGLFDKKKKEAQDMANEKVQAAQSIAEDQAKKTQDAFNQTKQDAENLASSAKSEAEATKQQASAAVEGTAQAAGTLMDHAKQAAENAVQQSAQVVEKAIEDQMKVAEEKIDEGMKTVSNEVDKKLQDANKFADEKRGELVQNVNDAATKAQESATSTATNLLGKMNIGK; encoded by the exons ATGTTCAGCGGATTCACAG GAGGTGCAAAAT CTTCCCTGAAGAGCCTTGGCAGCAAGGCCGAAGGTCTTTtcgacaagaagaagaaggaagccCAGGACATGGCCAACGAGAAGGTGCAAGCCGCCCAGAGCATTGCCGAAGACCAGGCCAAGAAGACGCAGGACGCTTTCAACCAGACCAAGCAGGATGCGGAGAACTTGGCCAGTTCGGCCAAGAGCGAAGCTGAGGCCACCAAGCAACAGGCATCGGCCGCTGTCGAAGGAACCGCCCAAGCCGCTGGTACGTTAATGGACCACGCCAAACAGGCCGCCGAGAATGCCGTCCAGCAGAGTGCACAGGTCGTCGAGAAGGCCATCGAAGACCAGATGAAGGTCGCCGAGGAGAAGATTGATGAGG GCATGAAAACCGTCAGCAATGAGGTGGACAAGAAGCTTCAGGACGCTAACAAATTTGCCGATGAAAAGCGTGGCGAATTGGTGCAG AACGTTAACGACGCCGCCACCAAGGCCCAGGAATCCGCCACGTCAACGGCCACCAATCTgttgggtaaaatgaacattggAAAGTAA
- the LOC5566701 gene encoding uncharacterized protein LOC5566701 isoform X3, whose protein sequence is MFSGFTASLKSLGSKAEGLFDKKKKEAQDMANEKVQAAQSIAEDQAKKTQDAFNQTKQDAENLASSAKSEAEATKQQASAAVEGTAQAAGTLMDHAKQAAENAVQQSAQVVEKAIEDQMKVAEEKIDEGMKTVSNEVDKKLQDANKFADEKRGELVQNVNDAATKAQESATSTATNLLGKMNIGK, encoded by the exons ATGTTCAGCGGATTCACAG CTTCCCTGAAGAGCCTTGGCAGCAAGGCCGAAGGTCTTTtcgacaagaagaagaaggaagccCAGGACATGGCCAACGAGAAGGTGCAAGCCGCCCAGAGCATTGCCGAAGACCAGGCCAAGAAGACGCAGGACGCTTTCAACCAGACCAAGCAGGATGCGGAGAACTTGGCCAGTTCGGCCAAGAGCGAAGCTGAGGCCACCAAGCAACAGGCATCGGCCGCTGTCGAAGGAACCGCCCAAGCCGCTGGTACGTTAATGGACCACGCCAAACAGGCCGCCGAGAATGCCGTCCAGCAGAGTGCACAGGTCGTCGAGAAGGCCATCGAAGACCAGATGAAGGTCGCCGAGGAGAAGATTGATGAGG GCATGAAAACCGTCAGCAATGAGGTGGACAAGAAGCTTCAGGACGCTAACAAATTTGCCGATGAAAAGCGTGGCGAATTGGTGCAG AACGTTAACGACGCCGCCACCAAGGCCCAGGAATCCGCCACGTCAACGGCCACCAATCTgttgggtaaaatgaacattggAAAGTAA
- the LOC5566701 gene encoding uncharacterized protein LOC5566701 isoform X1, with translation MPSASLKSLGSKAEGLFDKKKKEAQDMANEKVQAAQSIAEDQAKKTQDAFNQTKQDAENLASSAKSEAEATKQQASAAVEGTAQAAGTLMDHAKQAAENAVQQSAQVVEKAIEDQMKVAEEKIDEGMKTVSNEVDKKLQDANKFADEKRGELVQNVNDAATKAQESATSTATNLLGKMNIGK, from the exons ATGCCTTCAG CTTCCCTGAAGAGCCTTGGCAGCAAGGCCGAAGGTCTTTtcgacaagaagaagaaggaagccCAGGACATGGCCAACGAGAAGGTGCAAGCCGCCCAGAGCATTGCCGAAGACCAGGCCAAGAAGACGCAGGACGCTTTCAACCAGACCAAGCAGGATGCGGAGAACTTGGCCAGTTCGGCCAAGAGCGAAGCTGAGGCCACCAAGCAACAGGCATCGGCCGCTGTCGAAGGAACCGCCCAAGCCGCTGGTACGTTAATGGACCACGCCAAACAGGCCGCCGAGAATGCCGTCCAGCAGAGTGCACAGGTCGTCGAGAAGGCCATCGAAGACCAGATGAAGGTCGCCGAGGAGAAGATTGATGAGG GCATGAAAACCGTCAGCAATGAGGTGGACAAGAAGCTTCAGGACGCTAACAAATTTGCCGATGAAAAGCGTGGCGAATTGGTGCAG AACGTTAACGACGCCGCCACCAAGGCCCAGGAATCCGCCACGTCAACGGCCACCAATCTgttgggtaaaatgaacattggAAAGTAA